The Sulfuricurvum sp. DNA segment TACTACTTTTCCATTGGGGATATAGGCAACATGGGCACGACCGATAATCGGGAGGAGATGGTGCTCGCACGTCGAATAAAACTCGATATCTTTGATTAATACCATCTCATCATTAGAGCTTTCAAACATCGCCGAATTGAGAATAGTTTGGGCATCTTCTTGATACCCTCCGAACATAAATTCATACGCCTTTAAAACGCGCTCAGGGGTCTTGAGAAGCCCCTCACGATTGACATCCTCTCCGACATGGGTTATCATTGTTTTTACGGCATCTATAAAGTGTTCGTTCGCCATAGTTTCTCGCTTAATATAGTCTCTTTTTTATAGTATGCTACTTTAACACGTCTTTGCTTTTATTCAGCCATTTATTAACCCTTTTAGGATATTATTGCCACCATTTACTCATCATGAGATAACCCAACAAGGATATTAATGCAAATCACTACCAACAAAATCGACTCCGCAAACGCAAAAATCAATGCGGCGATTACACGCAACACTATCGATTCTAACATCGAAAAAATCGCTAAACAAATAGCGAAAGAGGCTAAAGTTGCCGGCTTCCGTAAAGGAAAAACACCTATCAGTGCCGTCAAAAAACAATACGGTGAACGTCTTGTTCAAGATGCAGAAGCTCAAGCGCTTCGCGATTTGCTCAATGCAGGTCTCGTAGAGATGGGAATCGCTAACGATCTTCTTATCGGTGAGCCGAACATCACAAAATTTGAAAAAAATGATAACGGTATCGATGTTGAAGTAACCATCGCTACACGTCCTGCTATCGAGCTTGGCGATTATGTAGCATTGGTTCCAGAAGTTGCTAAACCCTCAATCGATGATGCTGCTATCATGGCACGTATCGAAGAGCTTGCAAGCGCTCAAGCACCTCTCGTAAATATCGAAGAAGACCGCGCACTTGTTAGCGGTGATACTGCACTTCTCGATTTCGAAGGGTTCGTTGATGGCGAAGCATTCGAAGGTGGAAAAGCAGAAGGGTTCTCTCTTCGTCTTGGAAGCGGTCAATTTATCCCAGGATTTGAAGACCAAGTGATCGGGATGAAAAAAGGGGATGAAAACACTATCGCAGTAACCTTCCCAGAAAACTACGGCGGAGCTGCGCTAGCAGGTAAACCAGCTGAGTTCAAAGTAAAAATTCACGCTATCCAAGCAAAAGAAGCGGTAGTGGTTGATGAAGAATTGGCGAAAAAAATGCTTCCGGGGTTTGAAGATGCAAGCGTAGAGATGCTCAAAGAGAAAGTAAAAGAGCAACTCGAATCTGAGGCTATGAGTGAGCTTTATAACGCGGAACTCAAACCAAATCTTATGGAAACATTCGTCAGTGCATTCACCATCGATCTTCCTGAGTTCATCGTAGAACAAGAGATGGATATGGCATTGAACAAAAAAGCGCGCGAAATGAGCGAAGCAGAAATTCAAGAGCTTCGTGACAATGCTGATAAAGTAAAAGAACTTCGTGAAGCGTTCCGTGACGATGCGTGTCGTGCCGTTAAAGCAACCTTTATCGTTGACGCTCTCGCTCGTGCTGAGAACATCGCAGTGAACGAACAAGAGTTGATGCAAACCATCTATTTCGAAGCAATGCAAATGGGTCAAGATCCTGCGGCAGTTTATAAAAACTACCAAGAATCAGGTTACTTGCCGGCTATCCAAATGGCGATGATCGAAGATCGCGTGTTGAGCAAATTGCTTAACGACAAAATCAAGTAATCAGCATGAGCTATATCCCTTACGTTATCGAGAAAACAGGGCGTGGTGAGCGATCGTATGATATCTACTCACGTCTTCTCAAAGATCGTATCATTATGCTTAGCGGTGAGGTTCATGACGGTGTAGCTTCTTCTATCGTGGCACAGCTTTTATTCTTAGAAGCTGAAGATCCGACCAAAGATATCTATTTTTACATCAACTCTCCGGGAGGTGTTATCACCTCAGGGATGGCGATTTACGATACAATGAATTACATCCGTCCTGATGTTTGTACCATCTGTATCGGTCAAGCCGCCTCTATGGGTGCATTCTTGCTCTCATCAGGAACCAAAGGGAAGCGTTATGCCCTCCCGCATGCACGTATCATGATTCACCAACCACTCGGCGGTGCTCAGGGTCAAGCAACCGATATTGAGATCCAAGCTAAAGAGATTTTACGCATGAAAGCCGAACTCAACGAGATTTTGGCGAAAAACTGTGGACAAACGGTTAAAAAACTTGAAAAAGATACCGACCGTGATAACTTCATGTCAGCCGCAGAGGGTGTAGAGTATGGTATTATAGACGAAGTACTTATCCAAAAAGAGAAAGTTGAGAGCAAAGAGTAAGCCATGGCTGACGAACAAAAATATCCACATCATGCTGCTTCCCGTTTAGAGATGGGAAATCAGATTCATATCGGTTCACTGAATGACCCAACCAGTGATATGGAAATTTTTGCCAAAGAAGTTCTCGGTGCTCTTATCATGGACAATCTCCCCCCTACTCCCAACAATTTTACCCTCTATTTTGATCGAATACTCGAAGACAAAAGTGATAGCTTGCGTCGTCAAATCGGTGCTGTCTTAGAGCTCGAAGAGAGTAATGATGATGAAAAAAACATTGAACTTGAGAAAACGCTCAAGCAAGGTTTTTCCTCGGTTAAAAGTGTCTTACAGCTCAGCACTACTTTGTACAAAAATATGATGCTGATGGAGAAGATTCTCGATAAACGACGCGAAGAGATGAAAAACACCCCATCTCTTGCCGTTGCAAACGATCTTATCTCCTCTTTGGGCAATGATGTGAGCAAACTTGGCGGGATACTCAAAAAGCAAGTTTCTCATATGAAAGAGCTTTATAACGAAACCGCCAATATTGTCAAACAAGTAGAAAATGAGACCATCTTTGATGATCAATACGGCGTCTATAACAAACGCTATCTCATTAACAAATTGACCCAAGAGATGCATCTGATCGAAGAGTTCCGTCACAAAAGTTCCCTTGTTTTAGTAAGCCTTTCTCACACTACACTCGCTCAGATTAGCAGCGATAAAGCCAAAGGGTTGATGGTTCGAACCGTAGCACGTCTGTTACTTAAAACATCTCGTCGCAGTGATACCGTTGCACACTACGGGGAGGGTGTATTTGCGATGATGCTCAAACATACCGATATAGAGAGTGCAAAAAAGGCTTCTGAACGACTTTTCGATCTCGTCTCTTCAACCAACTTTTTTCTCGGAGAACAAGAGATATCGCTTCGCATCGCCATTGGGGTTATCGAGCTTAACCCCGCACACTCTGTTGAACACACTGTGGTAACAACTTTGGATGCAATGGAAGCTGCCAACAACGAAACAAAGAACCGATACGTTATCTCTAGCGCACAATAAGACCTATGAAGCTACCAATCATTACCTATCCCGATAAACAACTCAAAAGTGTCTCCAAAGAGGTTACAAACTTCGACACAGAGCTCCATACTTTTTTGGATGATATGTTTGAAACCATGATGGGAAATA contains these protein-coding regions:
- the folE gene encoding GTP cyclohydrolase I FolE, which translates into the protein MANEHFIDAVKTMITHVGEDVNREGLLKTPERVLKAYEFMFGGYQEDAQTILNSAMFESSNDEMVLIKDIEFYSTCEHHLLPIIGRAHVAYIPNGKVVGLSKIPRVVDVFSRRMQIQEQLTEQIADALMEAIKPKGVAVVIQARHMCMEMRGVEKISSTTTSSALRGLFKKDEKTRMEFFSLINSSSGNRY
- the tig gene encoding trigger factor; this encodes MQITTNKIDSANAKINAAITRNTIDSNIEKIAKQIAKEAKVAGFRKGKTPISAVKKQYGERLVQDAEAQALRDLLNAGLVEMGIANDLLIGEPNITKFEKNDNGIDVEVTIATRPAIELGDYVALVPEVAKPSIDDAAIMARIEELASAQAPLVNIEEDRALVSGDTALLDFEGFVDGEAFEGGKAEGFSLRLGSGQFIPGFEDQVIGMKKGDENTIAVTFPENYGGAALAGKPAEFKVKIHAIQAKEAVVVDEELAKKMLPGFEDASVEMLKEKVKEQLESEAMSELYNAELKPNLMETFVSAFTIDLPEFIVEQEMDMALNKKAREMSEAEIQELRDNADKVKELREAFRDDACRAVKATFIVDALARAENIAVNEQELMQTIYFEAMQMGQDPAAVYKNYQESGYLPAIQMAMIEDRVLSKLLNDKIK
- the clpP gene encoding ATP-dependent Clp endopeptidase proteolytic subunit ClpP encodes the protein MSYIPYVIEKTGRGERSYDIYSRLLKDRIIMLSGEVHDGVASSIVAQLLFLEAEDPTKDIYFYINSPGGVITSGMAIYDTMNYIRPDVCTICIGQAASMGAFLLSSGTKGKRYALPHARIMIHQPLGGAQGQATDIEIQAKEILRMKAELNEILAKNCGQTVKKLEKDTDRDNFMSAAEGVEYGIIDEVLIQKEKVESKE
- a CDS encoding diguanylate cyclase → MADEQKYPHHAASRLEMGNQIHIGSLNDPTSDMEIFAKEVLGALIMDNLPPTPNNFTLYFDRILEDKSDSLRRQIGAVLELEESNDDEKNIELEKTLKQGFSSVKSVLQLSTTLYKNMMLMEKILDKRREEMKNTPSLAVANDLISSLGNDVSKLGGILKKQVSHMKELYNETANIVKQVENETIFDDQYGVYNKRYLINKLTQEMHLIEEFRHKSSLVLVSLSHTTLAQISSDKAKGLMVRTVARLLLKTSRRSDTVAHYGEGVFAMMLKHTDIESAKKASERLFDLVSSTNFFLGEQEISLRIAIGVIELNPAHSVEHTVVTTLDAMEAANNETKNRYVISSAQ